One window of Jannaschia sp. CCS1 genomic DNA carries:
- a CDS encoding arsenate reductase family protein, with amino-acid sequence MRIFGLKACDTCRKAAKALDAELVDIRATPLDPDQIEAFHTEFGAALINTRSTTWRELDEAARAMDPVALIQAHPAVMKRPVIERDGALTLGWSKDVQARYGV; translated from the coding sequence ATGCGCATATTCGGGTTGAAGGCCTGCGACACGTGCCGGAAGGCGGCGAAGGCGCTGGACGCAGAATTGGTGGACATCCGCGCGACGCCGCTGGACCCGGACCAGATCGAGGCGTTTCACACGGAATTCGGCGCGGCGCTGATCAACACACGGTCGACCACCTGGCGGGAGCTGGACGAGGCCGCACGGGCGATGGACCCGGTGGCGCTGATCCAGGCGCATCCGGCGGTGATGAAACGCCCGGTGATCGAGCGGGATGGCGCGCTGACGCTGGGGTGGAGCAAGGACGTGCAGGCGCGCTACGGGGTTTGA
- the hisD gene encoding histidinol dehydrogenase — MAEYLKRGKPADERAEDDAKVRHTVEGILGDIEARGDAAVRDLSAKFDGYSPEAFRLSASEIEAAMQKVSTREMEDIRFAQTQIRRFAEAQRASMTDIEVETMPGVILGHKNIPVNSVGCYVPGGKFPMVASAHMSVLTAKVAGVKRVVASAPPMNGAPHPAIVAAMHEGGADEILCLGGVQAVGAMAIGTETVKPVDMLVGPGNAFVAEAKRQLFGRVGIDLFAGPTETCVIADETVDGEMCATDLLGQAEHGYNSPAVLITNSRRLADDTLAEIERILGILPTAETARVSWEDYGEVIVCDSYDEMLAVSEDIASEHIQVMTDRDDWFLENMTSYGALFLGPRTNVANGDKVIGTNHTLPTKKAGRYTGGLWVGKFLKTHSYQKVVTDEAATLVGEYGSRLCMLEGFVGHAEQCNIRVRRYGGLNVPYGEGAPYHDAAE; from the coding sequence ATGGCCGAGTATCTGAAACGGGGCAAACCAGCCGATGAACGTGCGGAAGATGACGCCAAGGTGCGCCACACCGTCGAGGGCATCCTGGGCGATATCGAGGCGCGGGGCGATGCGGCGGTGCGCGATCTGTCGGCTAAATTCGATGGGTATTCGCCTGAAGCGTTTCGCCTGAGCGCCTCGGAGATCGAGGCCGCGATGCAGAAGGTCTCCACCCGGGAGATGGAAGATATCCGCTTTGCCCAGACCCAGATCCGCCGGTTTGCCGAGGCGCAGCGCGCGTCGATGACCGACATCGAAGTGGAAACGATGCCGGGCGTGATCCTGGGCCACAAGAATATCCCGGTGAATTCCGTGGGCTGCTATGTGCCCGGCGGCAAGTTCCCGATGGTCGCCTCCGCCCATATGTCGGTGCTGACGGCGAAAGTGGCAGGCGTGAAACGCGTCGTGGCCTCCGCCCCGCCGATGAACGGTGCGCCGCACCCGGCGATCGTGGCCGCGATGCATGAAGGCGGCGCCGATGAAATCCTGTGCCTGGGCGGCGTGCAAGCCGTGGGCGCGATGGCGATTGGAACGGAAACGGTGAAGCCCGTCGATATGTTGGTGGGGCCGGGCAATGCCTTTGTGGCGGAAGCGAAGCGACAGCTCTTTGGCCGCGTGGGGATTGACCTGTTCGCCGGCCCGACAGAGACCTGCGTGATCGCCGATGAGACCGTCGACGGGGAGATGTGCGCCACGGACCTGCTGGGGCAGGCGGAGCATGGGTATAACTCCCCCGCCGTGCTGATCACCAATTCGCGCAGGTTGGCCGATGACACCCTGGCCGAGATCGAGCGGATCCTTGGGATCCTGCCCACCGCCGAGACGGCGCGCGTGTCTTGGGAGGATTACGGAGAGGTCATCGTCTGCGACAGTTACGACGAGATGCTGGCCGTGTCCGAGGACATCGCGTCGGAGCATATCCAAGTGATGACCGACCGCGACGACTGGTTTCTGGAGAACATGACCAGCTATGGCGCGCTGTTTCTGGGGCCGCGCACGAACGTGGCCAATGGCGACAAGGTGATTGGCACGAACCACACGCTGCCGACGAAGAAGGCGGGCCGGTATACGGGTGGGCTTTGGGTTGGAAAGTTCCTGAAAACGCATTCGTATCAGAAGGTTGTGACGGATGAGGCGGCGACGCTGGTCGGTGAATACGGCTCGCGTCTGTGCATGTTGGAGGGCTTCGTGGGCCACGCGGAGCAATGCAACATCCGCGTGCGCCGGTATGGCGGGTTGAATGTGCCCTATGGCGAGGGCGCGCCCTACCACGACGCGGCGGAGTAG
- a CDS encoding alpha/beta hydrolase → MRRLFWFCACLGLAVLLFFTVVPREAVDRGAIEEPDRTDPAAWLAEREARFDDITDGAEARIIWAGAEGDETQTVLLYIHGFSATSEEIRPVPDRVARALGANLIFARLPGHGRSGAAMAEPRAGDWLDEVDVMLSLARDIGDRVVIMGTSTGGTLASWAASDPDMARDVAALVLISPNYQVANPAGALVEWPAARLWVPWIAGAERRFEPLNEGQETYWTTTYPTVATVTLGTLLREARARDYSGVRIPALFVFSDMDQVISAPAVREFAGAWGGEATLIPVAVSEAGGDPSNHVIAGDILSPALTDRVAEDVTEWLRETLF, encoded by the coding sequence ATGCGTAGGCTCTTCTGGTTTTGCGCCTGTCTGGGTCTGGCCGTGCTGCTTTTCTTCACCGTTGTCCCACGCGAGGCAGTGGACCGGGGCGCGATTGAAGAGCCGGACCGAACCGACCCCGCCGCCTGGCTGGCCGAACGCGAAGCGCGGTTTGACGACATCACCGACGGCGCGGAGGCGCGGATCATCTGGGCCGGGGCCGAGGGGGACGAGACGCAAACCGTTCTGCTCTACATCCACGGCTTCTCGGCTACATCCGAGGAAATCCGCCCGGTCCCCGACCGGGTCGCCCGTGCCCTTGGCGCGAACCTGATCTTTGCGCGCCTGCCCGGTCACGGACGCTCGGGCGCTGCAATGGCAGAGCCGCGGGCGGGCGACTGGCTGGATGAGGTCGACGTGATGCTGAGCCTGGCCCGCGACATCGGGGACCGTGTTGTCATCATGGGCACATCGACCGGCGGCACGCTGGCATCCTGGGCGGCGAGCGATCCCGATATGGCCCGTGACGTGGCCGCGCTGGTGCTGATTTCACCGAATTATCAGGTGGCCAATCCGGCGGGCGCGTTGGTGGAATGGCCCGCTGCACGCCTCTGGGTGCCGTGGATTGCCGGGGCGGAGCGCAGGTTCGAGCCGCTCAATGAGGGGCAGGAGACCTACTGGACAACAACCTATCCGACCGTGGCCACCGTGACGCTTGGCACGCTTCTGCGTGAGGCCCGCGCGCGGGATTACAGCGGTGTGCGGATCCCGGCCCTATTCGTGTTCTCGGATATGGATCAGGTGATCTCCGCCCCTGCCGTGCGGGAGTTTGCGGGCGCCTGGGGTGGGGAGGCGACGCTGATCCCCGTGGCCGTCTCGGAGGCGGGGGGCGATCCGTCCAACCACGTGATCGCGGGCGATATTCTGAGCCCCGCCTTGACGGATCGTGTGGCCGAGGACGTCACCGAATGGCTGCGTGAGACGCTGTTTTAG
- a CDS encoding MAPEG family protein encodes MSTLPTELGVLTCLMLLAASLWIPYIVGVNKYEREGVDSFQRPPGDDGLPDWVARANRAHLNLLEQGMPFAVIILILHLADGFTAVTYWTAIVFFWLRVAHAVGMITGTARMPLRPLIFTAGWVCIMILGVSAFMAG; translated from the coding sequence ATGTCGACCCTTCCCACCGAACTGGGCGTGCTGACCTGCCTGATGCTTCTGGCAGCCTCGCTCTGGATCCCCTACATCGTCGGCGTCAACAAATATGAACGCGAAGGCGTGGACAGCTTCCAGCGCCCCCCCGGCGATGACGGCCTGCCCGATTGGGTGGCCCGCGCCAACCGCGCCCACTTGAACCTGCTCGAACAGGGCATGCCCTTCGCGGTCATCATCCTGATCCTCCACCTCGCCGATGGTTTCACCGCCGTCACCTACTGGACCGCCATCGTGTTCTTCTGGCTGCGCGTGGCCCACGCCGTAGGGATGATCACCGGCACGGCACGCATGCCGCTCCGCCCATTGATCTTCACCGCAGGCTGGGTCTGCATCATGATCCTCGGCGTCTCGGCCTTCATGGCAGGCTGA
- a CDS encoding ester cyclase — protein sequence MPPVSDAFQRAKDGVAEVRASGRLGGCAADGCAVHLAHPFESLDLAGYHGVLDQLATAFPDLERRVTVEVAGRDGHGQLWIGYCGYWCGRFDAPFLDIPPTRRMAAMRFHDFVRVDDGRVVEMQSLWDLPELMMQAGVWPLSPSLGREWQVPGPATQDGLAVSGDGAAALQVVGDMLGGLGNDPAGTPRDVMARFWHEGCSWYGPSGIGTARGIDGFRSHHQAPFLGAMPDRRSYVDAGHFFAEGAYVGFTAWPGMACTLTGGSWLGIAGAGQEITMRSLDFWRVEGGKIAENWVLVDLLHVYDQLGVDVLARMRELAR from the coding sequence GTGCCGCCGGTGAGCGACGCGTTTCAACGAGCAAAAGATGGCGTGGCCGAGGTCCGGGCGTCTGGCCGATTGGGGGGGTGTGCGGCCGACGGATGTGCGGTGCATCTGGCGCACCCGTTCGAGAGCCTGGATCTGGCCGGGTATCACGGCGTTCTGGATCAGTTGGCGACGGCCTTCCCGGATCTGGAGCGGCGGGTAACGGTTGAGGTCGCGGGTCGCGATGGCCATGGGCAGCTTTGGATCGGGTATTGCGGGTATTGGTGTGGGCGTTTTGATGCGCCGTTTCTGGACATTCCACCGACGCGGCGGATGGCGGCGATGCGGTTCCATGATTTTGTCCGGGTGGACGATGGCCGTGTCGTGGAGATGCAGTCCCTGTGGGATCTGCCGGAGTTGATGATGCAGGCCGGTGTCTGGCCCTTGTCACCATCGCTCGGGCGCGAATGGCAGGTGCCCGGCCCCGCCACGCAGGACGGGTTGGCCGTGTCCGGTGATGGAGCGGCGGCGTTGCAGGTCGTGGGCGATATGCTTGGCGGGCTTGGGAATGATCCGGCAGGCACGCCCCGCGATGTGATGGCGCGCTTCTGGCATGAGGGATGTTCCTGGTACGGGCCGTCGGGCATCGGAACCGCGCGCGGTATTGACGGGTTCCGCAGCCACCATCAGGCGCCGTTTCTGGGCGCCATGCCGGACCGAAGATCCTATGTGGACGCCGGGCATTTCTTCGCAGAGGGTGCGTATGTGGGCTTCACGGCGTGGCCTGGGATGGCCTGCACTCTCACCGGCGGCAGCTGGTTGGGGATCGCGGGCGCGGGTCAGGAGATCACGATGCGGAGCCTCGATTTCTGGCGGGTGGAGGGCGGCAAGATCGCCGAGAACTGGGTGCTGGTGGATCTGCTTCACGTCTATGACCAACTTGGTGTGGACGTGCTGGCGCGGATGCGGGAGCTTGCGAGATGA
- a CDS encoding ArsR/SmtB family transcription factor, with product MDTLFKALSDPARRAILDSLRARDGQSLTDLEPQLDMTRFGVMKHLKLLEDAGLIVTKRQGRFKYHYLNPMPLQEMLDRWVAPFLQPQARHLSDLKAKLERSHTMGKPDFMMQTFIRCTQDALWDALTKADQMAAYHFMCNEVRGNASVGNVTEFVLPDGNPMLRQVTTELDPKSRIAATFEPMFMGPDAPASHMVYLIEPQGETCKLTIEHYDMAPGQEGFAEGWARLASSLKSYLETGKAMKGAA from the coding sequence ATGGATACCCTGTTCAAAGCCCTCAGCGACCCGGCCCGCCGCGCCATCCTCGACAGCCTGCGCGCCCGCGATGGCCAGTCCCTCACGGATCTGGAACCGCAACTCGACATGACGCGGTTCGGCGTGATGAAGCACCTCAAGCTGCTGGAAGACGCGGGCCTGATCGTCACCAAACGACAGGGCCGGTTCAAGTATCACTACCTCAACCCCATGCCCCTGCAGGAGATGCTCGACCGTTGGGTCGCGCCGTTCCTGCAACCGCAAGCCAGACACCTCTCTGATTTAAAAGCAAAACTTGAAAGGAGCCACACAATGGGCAAACCAGATTTCATGATGCAGACGTTCATCCGCTGCACCCAGGACGCGCTATGGGACGCGCTGACGAAGGCCGACCAGATGGCCGCGTATCACTTCATGTGCAACGAGGTGCGCGGCAATGCCAGCGTCGGCAACGTGACCGAGTTCGTCCTGCCCGATGGCAACCCCATGCTCCGCCAGGTCACCACCGAACTGGATCCGAAATCCCGCATCGCGGCGACGTTTGAGCCGATGTTCATGGGCCCCGACGCCCCCGCCTCTCACATGGTCTACCTGATCGAGCCCCAGGGAGAGACCTGTAAACTGACCATCGAACACTACGATATGGCCCCGGGCCAGGAGGGCTTTGCCGAAGGATGGGCACGCCTCGCCTCATCGCTGAAATCCTACCTGGAGACCGGCAAAGCCATGAAAGGAGCCGCCTGA
- a CDS encoding DUF817 domain-containing protein: protein MVAQSVAKLERMTARAPGFVVFFAKLLWAALFGVMILSAIIATRLVWQDDWALARYDALVIFAVVTQIVFIWRGLETWEEAKVILIFHITGTVMEIFKLAQGSWDYPDQGLLEVGGVPLFSGFMYASVGSFIARSIRIFHIQFAPYPPFIWTYLLAVAIYVNFYTHHYTYDIRWGLFAATLVLFWRTRIWLYIRDTPLSIRLPVGAVLSAWLLWIAENVGTFTQTWSYAGQGDIGLVDIGKFGSWYLLLFVAFVTVTLVVRDAMHPRPIQPTPRRIEEQAG, encoded by the coding sequence ATGGTCGCGCAAAGCGTTGCGAAACTAGAACGGATGACGGCGCGCGCGCCCGGATTTGTGGTGTTTTTCGCCAAATTGCTGTGGGCGGCGCTGTTTGGGGTGATGATCCTGTCGGCGATCATCGCCACCCGGCTGGTGTGGCAAGACGATTGGGCATTGGCCCGCTACGACGCGCTGGTGATCTTCGCGGTCGTCACGCAGATCGTCTTCATCTGGCGGGGCCTAGAGACGTGGGAGGAGGCGAAAGTCATCCTCATCTTCCACATCACCGGCACCGTGATGGAGATCTTCAAACTGGCGCAGGGATCGTGGGACTACCCGGATCAGGGGCTGTTGGAGGTGGGCGGCGTGCCGCTGTTTTCGGGCTTCATGTATGCATCGGTCGGCAGCTTCATCGCGCGCTCTATCCGCATCTTCCATATCCAGTTCGCGCCCTACCCGCCGTTCATCTGGACCTACCTGCTGGCCGTCGCGATCTACGTGAATTTCTATACGCACCACTACACTTACGACATCCGCTGGGGGCTGTTTGCCGCCACGCTGGTCCTGTTCTGGCGCACGCGGATCTGGCTCTACATTCGCGACACGCCCCTGTCGATCCGCCTGCCCGTCGGCGCGGTCCTATCGGCGTGGTTGCTGTGGATCGCGGAGAATGTCGGCACCTTCACCCAAACCTGGAGCTATGCGGGGCAGGGCGACATCGGGCTGGTGGATATCGGCAAGTTCGGGTCGTGGTATCTGCTGCTGTTCGTGGCTTTCGTGACCGTGACGCTGGTGGTGCGCGACGCGATGCATCCGCGCCCGATCCAACCCACCCCACGCCGAATTGAAGAACAGGCGGGCTAG
- a CDS encoding alpha/beta hydrolase has translation MAEMQYLETEAGRRLAYHKFSGRRTGVVFLGGLRSDMTGSKAMHLEAWARRSGREFLRFDYSGHGESSGAFTDGCISDWADDAMAAIDALTEGPQVIVGSSMGGWISLLMAKHRPDRMAGLVTIAAAPDFTENGYWKAWDDAKRKTLKEEGQVALPSEYGDAMIITKRLIEDGRDHLILNDPLRIDVPVRMLQGTADVDVTMDVALGLLDHLEGPDIRLELVKDADHRFSDAACLDTITRAIEEVLTNA, from the coding sequence ATGGCCGAGATGCAGTATCTTGAGACCGAGGCGGGGCGCCGGCTGGCGTATCACAAGTTCTCGGGCCGCCGGACGGGGGTGGTGTTTCTGGGCGGATTGCGCTCGGATATGACCGGGTCCAAGGCGATGCATCTGGAGGCGTGGGCGCGGCGGTCGGGGCGAGAGTTCCTGCGGTTCGACTATTCGGGCCATGGCGAGTCGTCCGGCGCGTTCACCGATGGCTGCATCAGCGATTGGGCCGATGACGCCATGGCCGCCATTGATGCCCTGACCGAAGGGCCGCAGGTCATCGTCGGATCCAGCATGGGCGGCTGGATCAGCCTTCTGATGGCCAAGCATCGTCCCGACCGGATGGCGGGGCTTGTGACCATCGCCGCCGCCCCGGACTTCACGGAAAACGGCTATTGGAAGGCCTGGGATGACGCCAAGCGCAAGACGTTGAAGGAGGAGGGGCAGGTGGCCCTGCCGTCGGAATACGGCGACGCGATGATCATCACCAAGCGGCTGATCGAGGATGGGCGCGACCACCTGATCCTGAACGACCCCCTGCGCATTGATGTGCCTGTGCGGATGTTGCAGGGCACGGCGGATGTCGACGTGACGATGGATGTGGCTTTGGGGCTGCTGGACCATCTGGAAGGGCCCGATATCCGGCTGGAACTGGTCAAGGATGCCGATCACCGCTTCTCGGATGCCGCCTGCCTCGACACGATCACGCGCGCCATCGAAGAAGTGCTGACGAATGCGTAG
- a CDS encoding cold-shock protein: MPSGTVKWFNTTKGFGFIAPDDGGKDVFVHISAVERAGWSDLPDDTKLTYELREGRDGRESAVELVKV; encoded by the coding sequence ATGCCAAGCGGCACTGTTAAATGGTTCAACACCACCAAAGGATTTGGGTTCATCGCCCCGGATGACGGCGGCAAAGACGTCTTCGTCCACATCTCCGCCGTCGAGCGCGCAGGTTGGAGCGATCTGCCCGACGACACGAAACTCACCTACGAGCTGCGCGAGGGCCGGGACGGCCGCGAAAGCGCGGTGGAGTTGGTGAAGGTCTGA
- a CDS encoding Hint domain-containing protein, whose product MTTQSNNAPPQMGTLPFPIAAQEAGPASAPPHRALDAGTLVRTPLGVQPVKSLSVGDHLVTRSGTPAPITGIDHLLVSRRQMQDDATLAPIRFDPGALPGMPDAPAILVSPDCPIFRSADASDLRPFPARAFCDGGRVRRVIPDDGIHYIRLHFGAPHDICVGGVWMELGADTACGPHTSGQKPAPVPHMRPVRPHLAIANQPRINRA is encoded by the coding sequence ATGACGACGCAATCAAACAACGCACCGCCTCAAATGGGCACCCTCCCGTTCCCCATCGCGGCGCAGGAGGCTGGACCAGCTTCAGCACCACCCCACCGTGCATTGGATGCCGGGACGCTTGTCCGGACGCCTCTGGGTGTGCAACCGGTCAAATCCCTGTCTGTCGGTGATCACCTCGTGACCCGCTCCGGCACCCCCGCACCGATCACCGGCATCGACCACCTGCTGGTCTCCAGACGCCAGATGCAGGACGACGCAACCCTCGCGCCGATCCGCTTTGACCCCGGCGCCCTGCCCGGCATGCCCGATGCCCCCGCCATACTCGTCTCTCCCGATTGCCCGATCTTCCGGAGCGCCGATGCCTCGGACCTGCGCCCCTTCCCCGCCCGCGCCTTCTGCGATGGTGGCAGGGTCCGCCGGGTCATCCCCGATGACGGCATCCACTATATCCGCCTTCACTTTGGCGCGCCGCACGACATCTGTGTCGGTGGGGTCTGGATGGAACTGGGTGCCGACACCGCGTGCGGCCCCCATACCTCCGGGCAAAAACCGGCTCCCGTGCCGCACATGCGCCCCGTCCGGCCGCATCTCGCAATCGCAAACCAGCCCCGCATCAATCGCGCCTAG
- the thyX gene encoding FAD-dependent thymidylate synthase, with the protein MPLTPEQLEDIQNSRANPQPTLRAVAPGMEQHLYEAKPVLDHGFVRVIDYMGDDAAIVQAARVSYGAGTKKARDDSGLIRYLMRHWHSTPFEMCELKLHVKLPVFVARQWIRHRTANVNEYSARYSILDREFYIPQPDQLAAQSVVNNQGRGETLQGEEAERVLRMLKDDAGRAYDHYEEMLSQEGQQGLARELARMNLPANVYTQWYWKVDLHNLFHFLRLRADEHAQYEIRVYADAICEMVKDWVPAAYGAFEDYRMGGVQLSGKGVEVLRRRLAGEEVTQETSGMSKGEWREFEAVF; encoded by the coding sequence ATGCCGCTCACCCCTGAACAACTGGAGGATATCCAGAATTCCCGCGCCAATCCCCAGCCGACGCTGCGTGCGGTCGCCCCGGGGATGGAGCAGCACCTTTATGAGGCGAAACCGGTCCTCGACCACGGCTTCGTGCGGGTCATCGACTATATGGGCGACGACGCGGCCATCGTGCAGGCGGCGCGGGTCAGCTACGGGGCGGGGACGAAAAAGGCGCGCGATGACAGCGGCTTGATCCGTTACCTGATGCGCCACTGGCACAGCACGCCGTTCGAGATGTGTGAGTTGAAACTGCACGTCAAACTGCCCGTTTTCGTGGCCCGCCAGTGGATCCGCCACCGCACCGCCAACGTCAACGAATACTCGGCGCGGTATTCGATTCTGGACCGGGAGTTCTACATCCCCCAGCCCGACCAACTGGCCGCGCAATCGGTGGTCAACAATCAGGGCCGGGGGGAGACTTTGCAGGGCGAGGAGGCTGAGCGCGTTTTGCGGATGCTCAAGGACGATGCAGGTCGCGCGTATGATCACTATGAGGAGATGTTATCGCAGGAGGGTCAGCAGGGTCTGGCGCGCGAACTGGCCCGCATGAACCTGCCCGCGAACGTCTACACCCAATGGTACTGGAAAGTGGACCTGCACAACCTGTTCCACTTCCTCCGCCTGCGGGCGGATGAGCACGCGCAGTATGAAATCCGCGTCTATGCGGACGCGATCTGCGAGATGGTCAAAGACTGGGTCCCGGCGGCCTATGGCGCGTTCGAGGACTACCGGATGGGCGGCGTCCAGTTGTCAGGCAAGGGCGTTGAGGTGTTGAGGCGGCGTCTAGCCGGGGAAGAGGTGACGCAGGAGACGTCTGGGATGAGCAAGGGAGAATGGCGGGAGTTCGAGGCGGTGTTTTAA
- the thrS gene encoding threonine--tRNA ligase: protein MAQISLTFPDGNARSYDAGITPAAVAADISNSLAKKAISATVDGAHHDLQWPIDADAQIAIHTLKDDDQALELIRHDCAHIMARAVQEIWPDVKVTIGPVRDKGWFYDFDRPEPFTPEDLGAIEAKMKEIINARDAVRTEIWDRDRVRAHYEATDEPYKIELLDRIPGDEPIRMYWHGDWQDMCRGPHLQHTGQVPADAFKLMSVAAAYWLGDNTRPMLQRIYGVAFKNRDDLRKYLNFLEEAEKRDHRRLGREMDLYHMQEEAPGQVFWHPNGWTIYTTLQDYMRRKQRADGYVEVNTPQVVDRALWEKSGHWDKYQEHMFIVEVDEEHAQTKAINALKPMNCPCHVEVFNQGLKSYRDLPLRMAEFGSCSRYEPSGALHGIMRVRGFTQDDAHIFCTEDQIEAECAKFITFLSGVYKDLGFESFDIAFATRPEKRVGTDEAWDHVEGALEAAIKSVGNPYRIEEGDGAFYGPKLDFYLTDAIGRVWQCGTFQVDPNLPERLGASYVGQDGDKHRPYMLHRACLGSFERFIGILIENSEGRLPFWLAPRQVVVASIVSDADEFVHEVVAALKATGIRAEADTRNEKINYKVREHSVGKVPAILAIGKQEVENRTVTLRRLGEKQTRVVPLAEVVEALAAEAVAPDLR from the coding sequence ATGGCCCAAATCTCTCTCACCTTCCCCGATGGCAACGCGCGCTCTTACGACGCCGGGATCACTCCCGCTGCCGTCGCCGCCGACATCTCCAATTCGCTGGCCAAGAAGGCCATTTCCGCCACGGTCGACGGCGCGCATCATGATTTGCAATGGCCCATCGACGCGGACGCGCAAATCGCGATCCATACCCTCAAGGATGACGATCAGGCGCTTGAGCTGATCCGCCACGACTGCGCCCACATCATGGCCCGCGCGGTGCAGGAAATCTGGCCGGACGTCAAAGTCACCATCGGCCCGGTGCGCGACAAGGGCTGGTTCTACGATTTCGACCGGCCGGAGCCGTTCACGCCCGAGGATCTGGGCGCGATCGAGGCGAAGATGAAAGAGATCATCAACGCCCGCGACGCCGTGCGCACCGAAATCTGGGACCGCGACCGCGTCCGCGCCCATTATGAGGCGACGGATGAGCCCTATAAGATCGAGCTCCTCGACCGCATTCCGGGCGACGAGCCGATCCGCATGTATTGGCACGGCGATTGGCAGGACATGTGCCGCGGCCCGCATCTGCAACATACCGGTCAGGTGCCCGCCGATGCCTTCAAGCTGATGTCCGTGGCCGCCGCCTACTGGCTTGGCGACAACACGCGCCCTATGCTGCAACGCATCTACGGCGTCGCCTTCAAGAACCGCGACGACCTGCGCAAGTATCTGAATTTCCTGGAGGAAGCCGAGAAGCGCGATCACCGTCGTCTGGGCCGCGAGATGGACCTGTATCACATGCAGGAAGAGGCGCCGGGGCAGGTGTTCTGGCACCCCAACGGCTGGACCATCTACACCACGTTGCAGGATTACATGCGCCGCAAGCAACGCGCCGATGGCTATGTGGAGGTGAACACCCCGCAGGTCGTGGACCGCGCCTTGTGGGAAAAGTCCGGCCATTGGGACAAGTATCAGGAGCATATGTTCATCGTCGAAGTGGATGAGGAACACGCCCAGACCAAGGCCATCAACGCGCTCAAGCCGATGAACTGCCCCTGCCACGTGGAGGTGTTCAATCAGGGGCTGAAATCTTATCGCGACCTGCCCCTGCGGATGGCGGAATTCGGCTCCTGCTCACGGTATGAGCCCTCGGGCGCTTTGCATGGCATCATGCGCGTGCGCGGGTTTACCCAGGACGACGCCCACATCTTCTGCACCGAAGATCAGATCGAGGCCGAATGCGCCAAGTTCATCACCTTCCTCTCGGGCGTCTACAAGGATTTGGGGTTTGAGAGCTTCGACATTGCCTTCGCCACCCGCCCCGAAAAGCGCGTGGGCACCGATGAGGCGTGGGATCACGTCGAAGGCGCGCTGGAGGCGGCGATCAAATCCGTGGGCAATCCCTACCGGATCGAGGAGGGCGACGGCGCGTTTTACGGCCCCAAACTGGACTTCTACCTGACCGACGCCATCGGGCGCGTATGGCAGTGTGGAACGTTCCAGGTCGACCCCAACCTGCCCGAGCGTCTGGGCGCCAGCTATGTCGGCCAGGACGGCGACAAGCATCGCCCCTACATGCTGCACCGCGCCTGCCTTGGCTCGTTCGAGCGGTTCATCGGCATCCTGATCGAGAACTCGGAAGGTCGTCTGCCGTTCTGGCTGGCCCCGCGTCAGGTGGTCGTGGCCTCCATCGTGTCGGACGCCGATGAGTTCGTACACGAGGTCGTCGCCGCCCTGAAGGCCACCGGCATCCGGGCCGAGGCCGACACCCGCAACGAGAAGATCAACTACAAGGTTCGCGAACATTCCGTCGGCAAGGTCCCCGCGATCCTCGCCATCGGCAAGCAGGAGGTCGAGAACCGCACCGTCACCCTGCGTCGTCTGGGCGAAAAGCAAACCCGCGTTGTGCCCCTGGCCGAAGTGGTGGAAGCCCTGGCCGCTGAGGCCGTCGCGCCGGACCTGCGCTGA